The Nymphaea colorata isolate Beijing-Zhang1983 chromosome 5, ASM883128v2, whole genome shotgun sequence DNA segment gacaaagaacatcattgtccataaagacaggacgtcctgtctgtcctgtcccaatggacagcaatcaaacgacctcttataGATCATCTAGATATTACAATACAAGTGTGATGAAACATATATCATTGAGTTTCTAATACGTGCCGGTAATATTCTCTATAGAACACCGAGGCATGAATTTCAACATATCACTTTCAGATTTTGGCAAACGAGAAAAATGAAGTCCAGGAAACGTGATCAGAAAACCTTTCCTTAAAAGGTCCAGAAAACGTATTCAGCTCATGTTTGTTTAAATGACTAATTTTCTGTCATTTTTCGTGATATTACCACTTCTGAGTGGCGTCAGTTTCACTTTTTGTTTAAGTGGTTGCCTCTTTTCCAGTGGCATCCGTTTCACATATTTGTTGAAACCGAAGTCTTGCTGTTTCAGCAAGACACCGATGCAGCTATATAATTGCCAAACATTCGTAGTTTTCATACAAAGTGAAATTCATCCTTGGCAGTTGGCATTGATGGCTGCTCATCTAGTCTCTCTTCTCACCTTGTTTTCTGCTACTCCATTTTTTGGAGCTCGAAGTAGGCCTTCCAGAAGGACATTGAACTACGACATCGGATCCATGTTGAGCACATCAACGGTaattttcaatacttttaatttgtattattttattttattttattttgttttgatatcGTGATCTGCATGTAGATTGAAAGACAAAGGACACAAAGGAGGAGAGTAGAAGGCATGATGTCTTACTTGATGGCGATTCTTGAGGACATTCTGGAACGTTGTGTacaagttgttgagaggtaaGATGATTATGGTTAActctttctaatttttatttgtgcTTCATGAGTATATTGTACAcaggtgggatcttcaagcAGGAGAGCAGGTGCTTCAGTCAGGCATGACATCCCTTCAGAAATGAAGAGAGCGGCACACCACTTGCTCAATGTTATGAAGAGGCATAGCCATGATATGTTTTTACACACTAGGAGACCGGTAACACTTTCTGTATctaagctcttttttttttttttttgttcacatcattattttcactttctaatgacttgctctcttctactcTACTCGGTCAGTGGGCGAGTGTGTGCAGATGGTGCCGTGTTGAACAGAGGCTTGAGGAACGTTTGAGTAACCGCGCTATTCTCCTCCCTGCCTACATCCTCTCAGAACAAGCAATCCAGCATACTGCGGCTGAGTCCCACATCATCCACATCAACTTGTCTTCGTCTCTCGGCGGATGAGATCGTCTTTTGGGATGTCTCGGCTGGTCTGGTCAGTTGTCAACGTAGGAACTCTTTTATTTTCTGTACTTGAAGTTTGGGTGTTTTCTCGAGTCTGTGAGTTGATAAGTTCAAAGTTAATGATTTCCAATTTCCACTAAAGGGATGCAAATTTTCCACGAGGCAGGCCCCGAGAGTTATGAGGTTGCACATAATTTAACTAATCTTTATAGTATTTTATCTTACGGACATAAGGAAACCACagcaatttttcttgtttttaaaaaaaacaaaaaaacatacacTTCAAATATGTTGTTTCTGCATAACTCTGCAAAATTACCATGGCAATACTCGATTATAAAAATCCAGATGTACAGTTGTTGGTGATAATTAATAATAATTAAACAAAACTAAATGGCTGCTACAGTTTAGAAAGTTATCTGTAAgacataggaaaaaaaaaataatgacttACATAAACGACAGATCGTCAGCCTGTTGCTGGAGAACACTGGTGGCAAGGCCAGGccaataaaatataatattttcacTCGGTTTCGAGGACTATAGTCGTTGTGTGGGGTCTGACTATGCATGTTGCCCGAGTTTTAGGATTTAAGAATTGGTAATAATAAGGTCTCACACTTGTCACTGGAAATAAGTGCTTGGCGTTGATACCTAGGACAAGTTGTCAACCCTTTGGTGAGATTAATCCTATGAAATCTCCATTCGTTCTTTTCATGGGAACTTTTGTCTCTGTTCGTAATGCATATGGTAATCTGGCGAAGATGAAATCATTTGAGTTATCCAAGAAATGACGGATGCTGGTTAAATTCCAAGACCGTACTGTTGATCATTGACACAAATTCTTCTAAAAAGGACTTGTCACATTTAGCATTTAATACTTTTTATTCTGTTGAATCTGACGCGATTCTTTGGATCAATTTTAAGCTGTTGTCAACATCCTATTGCGTGTCAAATAAGGGTTCTGAATTATATGGCATGGTTAGTGCGGAACTGCTGAAAgttgtatataaatataataaacgTAAGAACGAGTTTCGAAGCTAAAATGTCATGGAATATGTCATCAACGTGAGCCTTCAAAGGTCCCTCTGTCTAACTTATCACAAAGAGACCGTAAAACATGAGAGGGAAGGAAAGCAGTGCATCATACCTCCGATCCCGAACAATGCTCCATGCCTCGTTCATCAGGATAGACGTCAGCCCTCGTACGTGTGGAACATGTAATTGAGTGGAACATGTTATTGATCCAGGATAGCTTCTGCAAACTAAGAAGCCTGACTGCGTCACTTCGTAAAAGAAGCAGCCCAGCCCAGGTGACATGAAAGAGCAGTTGCAGTAATAAAAACAGACTTCCCACCAAGTAGTCGAGACAGCCTTTCTACTGGACACATCTATTATCTCACCCTATTAAAATCGTTACATAAAAGGccttaattgaaaaaaatacattttacatATCGTCACAAGATCTAGATGCACATAAAAGGGTCAGGAAAGGACTCGGCATGCTCTGTTTGGAtaacaaggacaaaaaaattcataagaaaataGCATCTCCAAACTAATTTATTGTCACTGAAAAGAAGTGCTACTCATTTATACTTGGGACAGGTTGTCAACCTTTTATTGAGATTAATCCTTTGGAATCTTCATGtcaagagtcatcaccgactctctcGAACAGTCTTGAGTCTCTTTTAGTAAGTCGGTGGATGTCATAGTCGGTGCTTGTGTTTAAGTCGGTAGatgtaatgataaaaatatatatatatatatatatatatatatatatatatatatatatatatatatgaaatgaatgagaagtcggtggaagcatccaccaccgacttcatctccctataaatagggacgtTGGGCCATGGTGAGAGTATGTGAAAAAGAGTGAGTGTGTGTGAAAAAATTGTGAGTGTGGTTGAGTCATTTatgtgctcactttgtgagcttGTGAGGTGTGTCAGAGTTGTGCTCAGTGCAAGAGCATCGGGTTTGGAGGTATTTATGTGTGGAAGTTCACTACGTGAGCGAGGTGAGTTTTTCTTGAGCCTCCttgtaatgtttattttgatgaatgaaTAGTTGATATTTTAAAGTATACTCTttcaaagttattattgagtatcattttggacgtcgagactctgctagattttctccgcataaatttgagtttgtagctgagttatagggcccgcattacgttttccaacaattggtatcagagccaggttctgTCCGAAGGCCGATTTATTGGAATAGATATATCCTGAAGTTATGGCGGCATTAGCGGTTGCATTAA contains these protein-coding regions:
- the LOC116255067 gene encoding uncharacterized protein LOC116255067, with amino-acid sequence MQLYNCQTFVVFIQSEIHPWQLALMAAHLVSLLTLFSATPFFGARSRPSRRTLNYDIGSMLSTSTIERQRTQRRRVEGMMSYLMAILEDILERCVQVVERWDLQAGEQVLQSGMTSLQK